Part of the Juglans regia cultivar Chandler chromosome 14, Walnut 2.0, whole genome shotgun sequence genome, AGGGTTTTTTGAGGCAAGGAAGGCATGCTGTGGAACAGGGTTGCTAGAAACCTCAATACTGTGCAATCGGGAATCGGTAGGGACGTGTGCAAATGCATCAGAATACGTATTCTGGGACGGTTTCCATCCCTCGGAGGCTGCAAACAGCTTTTTATCTGATAGCTTGATTTCAAGTGGCCTTTCTCTGATCTTCTAATAATCCAATATTTGCAACTACATCTGCTTTGATCTTCTTCACCATGATCTGGGAGAGTTTGGTTTATTGTTGTTATGTTTCTTGTGGTTTTATTTGCGATATGGATAGAAAAAATGTGCTATATTTTATGTGACTATGAATAATCCTTTTGGAATTGTAAGAAGAAATCAGGGAATTTACATTTTACAATTCAGAATTACCACCATTTTTCAATTCATGTCCCGAGTTGTCAAAATTGGTGATTGGCAATTTACgctttaaattatcaaaattttaatatctGACTAGTGAGTTCAATGAATCTTAATCGAtgctataaataattaaacacaGGTCTGCAAAATATTCGCCCATTTTTTCAACTAAACAAAATGACATAACCAGAAAATTTTCTCTGATTTTCTTGGAGACCAAACAAATTTAACACTTcgcaaataaaaaatcaaaacatagaatctgtgaaaacaaaacgtaaacagaaaaattaaatgggagaaaaataaattgaaatgggATTCGAACATCAATGTGATAGAAAAAGAGTGAGGACTTGAAGATAATAATATTGATcgaaaaaataactttttaaataattatttaaatatacgacatcatattgttttttaacaaatgatattgttcgaaaaacaaaaacatgggCTGATGCCTCTCTGCGGAAATAATTGGATTTAATTCCAGAATTACATTaactcaattatatatataaaaaaaaatatatatatattgcaaaaacTCGCACACCCCTCAATAGAGGATGAGCCATCTGAGGTGTTGGCGGCTCCAATCGCCATCCCTTGCAGAGAGGAATCGCTGATCCCTTGTTAAGTGTCTTATTCTCTAGGACTCAAGAAATGCAGAATACAAGCCATTAACAATTCAAGAAGTAAAGAAGAGGCAGGAATCTTCTTTATTTGCAGAAGAGAATTTCGAGCATTCTCCAAGCTCCTTACAatcaaactcaactcaattttcCCGATACCCTGCCTATACCCTGCCCTTCCTTTTATAGAATAATCGTAAGAACTAACAAACTAACAGATTCTAACTAACTCTTATTTCTGTTACAACAAGAAGAACAAAAACGACGTCGGCTTATTACAGAGAACGCACCGTTTAACTAAACCTTGTTATTACATGAATtcaaacgcaccgtttcattaattCTCTAAACGCCCCGTTTGACCTTGGTAGTTAATTCCGTTGCTTACACTCGTGATCTTCATACATCTGCTCGCTCTTTCTTCCATCAAGACTTCTTCACCCAGAGCACACCTCACAATCTCCCCCTCTTAAAGGACTTCACCACCACAAGTTCTTTATCCAGAACACACCTCACAATAGAGttcccacaaggtgtgggtagagTTGTCGCAATTTCCACAAGCTTTCCCAAGAAGAATCCTCCACTGCAGCCCCCACCCAACTCACAAGTACTTCTGTCACATTATGATTACCACTTTTAGAAACTCTTCTCTCCAAAATTTTCTGAGGCTCAGGTTGTAACTGACCACTCGAATCAGTGGGAGGTAATGTTGGTAAGGGTACAATATGCTGGccaagtttcttttttaaacacgACACATGAAAAACTGGGTGTATTTTTGATGAGCTGGGCAAATTTAGTTTATAAGCAACAGATCCCAACTTTTTCACAATCTGGAAGGGTCCATAAAATCTTGGTGCTAGCTTCATGTTATGCCTCATTGCCACTGACTTTTGCCTATAAGGTAGGAGTCTTAAAAAGACCCAATCACCCTCTTCAAAAGATCTTTCACTTCTATTTTTGTCAGCATAGAATTTCATCCTATGCTGTGCCTTCTTTATATTCTCTCAATAAGTTCCACAATTCCTCCCTTGACCTGAGCTGCCTATCAACAGCATCATTAGAGCACGTACTTGAGACATAAGCCATCAACTTTGGTGGTGCATAGCCATAGAGAGCTTCAAATGGAGACATTTTGATGGAAGAATGCATAGTAGTGTTGTAACACCATTCAACAATTGGTAACCATGAAGTCCATTCCTTTGGTTTTTGACTGCAATAACACCATAAGTACCCTTCCACACATTTATTCAATGCTTCTGTTTGACCATCTGACTGAGGATGGTAAGAAGAACTGAAATCCAAGGAGACCCTTGCATCTGAAATAACTGTTTCCAAAATGAACTAGTGAAAATTGCATCTCGGTCAGAAACAATTGATCTTGGTAGCTCATGCAATTTGAACACcccagaaaagaaaacttgagcAACCTTAACAGCTGTATAAGGATGTGAAAGGGGAAAGAAATGGGCAGATTTGGTTAGTCTGTCCACCACAGAAAAAACCACAGAAAATTCATTAGAATTGGGCAACCCATCAATGAAGTCCATGGAAATATCCAACCATGGAGATTGAGGTATAGAAAGTGGTTGTAACAGACTAGGGTACTCCACATTTTCATACTTGCTGACTTGACAAACTTCACATTCTTTCACCAGCCTTCTGACATCTTTCCTCATGCCTTCCCACCAAAAGTCCCTTCTTGCCCTTTGTAAGGTCTTATGATATTCCACATGATTGGGGATTGTTATGGATGAATTGCAGCACCTTGGAGTGGAATGAAGTAGAAGGAATGACAACCAACTTCCCATTCCTCAGCAACAAATCTTGCtgaatggaaaaatattttggtgCCTCCTGACCCTGCTGCAACTTAGTCAGAAATGCAGAAAATTTAGAACAGGAAGAATAACTTCCTTTCAACTCTTCAATCCACAAGGGATTTGGAAAGGAAATCATTGCAAGCACTGGCTgttcttcctcatctcttctcGAAAGAGCATCAGCTACTAAGTTCTCTTTACTCTTCTTGTAATCAACTGAAAAGTCATAACCAATCAGTTTAGACACCCACTTGTGCTGTGACTCAGTGCCTATCTTCTGCTCGACCAAAAACTTCAAtgcttgttggtcagttttGATTTTAAAGAAGTGGCCCAATAGGTAAGGTCTCCATCTCTGGACAGCAGACACTAGAGCTAAGAGCTCTTTCTCATATGTAGACAAAAGTAGTACTTTTCCCTTTAAGGCTTTGCTATAAAAGGCAATAGGTTGAGAATCTTGCATCAAGACTGCCCCAAGGCCCACaccagaagcatcacactcaatggtgAACACTTTAGTGAAATCTGGTAGCCTCAACACAGGAGGATTGCTCACAGCTTTTTTCAAGAGCTCAAAGGCAGCAGCAGCTTTATCATTCCAACAAAAggaatttttcttcaacaaatctGTCAAAGGTGCTGCTATGGAGCCATAACTGCGTATGAACTTCCTATAATAACCTGTTAACCCCAGAAATCCTCTTAAGGACTTCAAGGTTTTAGGAATAGGCCATTGAATCATGGTTGCTGTCTTGGCAGCATTAGTTTGTACCCCTTTCCCCGAAATAATGTGGCCCAAGTACTCGATTTCATGCACACCAAACTTATATTTAGACATCTTTGCATAAAGTGTATGCTGCCTCAAAATGCCCAACACAGTTTCTACATGCAACAAATGATCACCAACATTTTTGCTATACAccaaaatgtcataaaaaaaaaaccaaaacaaaccttCTTAAGAAGGGTTTGAAAATATGGTTCATTAATCCTTGAAAGGTGGTAGGAGCATTAGTAAGACCAAAtggcattaccaagaactcataatagccttcatgagttctaaatgctGTCTTGTGAATATCCTCGTCCTTTATACGAATTTGATGATATCCAGCCCTTAAATCCAGCTTTGAAAACACATGAGCTCCAAACAGTTCATCAAGAAGTTCATCAATTACAGGTATTGGAAATTTATCTTTAATGGTTTCTTTATTAAGGGCTCTGTAGTCGATGCACATACGCCAAGATCCATCAGCCTTCTTAACCAATAACACTGGTGAAGAAAAAGGGCTTTGGCTGGGTCTTACTACACCAGTTTGCAACAATTCATGTACAATTTGCTCTATCTCGGATTTCTGGTAATGAGGATACCTGTAAAGTCAAACTATAACAGGAGAAGCCCCATCCTTCAGGTTGATTGAGTGATCAAACTCTCTTGTTGGTGGCAATCCAATAGGTTCAGCAAACACATCTTGGAATCCTTCAAGCAACTCAGCCATTGGTCCTCCAGTACATACTTCATTATGTGGTTGCTCCACAGGCCTTAACTGTAACAACCATGCTTGTTGACTTATAAAATCTGATTTAATTGCCATAGTTCCTGACAACATGTGAACACTTGCAGCAGTCAACCCTTCAACTTAACCATCTGCCCATTCCACTCAAAACTCATTGACATATCAATAAAGTTCCAAGTAATGTTGCCTAAGGGTTTTAACCATTAAACTCCAAGAACTATATCACATCCTCCCAATGTTAATACATGAAAAGGAACAGAGAACTTGGAACCTTGAATCTTGATTAGTTCTTCACCCCTTCCCTGGCTCAAAATCTTATCACCATTGGCGACCCTTACTTGCAAGCTGTAGTCTTTTCTGACATTCAACTTAGCTTCTTGGACCACCATCGGATCCAAAAAGTTATGTGTGCTTCcataatttataagaatttcAACTGAACAAAGGCCAATCTTGCCATGCAACTTCATAGCATTTCCATTACTGCAACCAGAAATAGCATTAACAGAAACTTCTAAAGAGTCCTCAGCATCACCCGATACCTCTCCCTCTTCTATGATCACTGATTCTTCAATAACAGGCTGGATTTTATCCTCCTCCGCTTGGATCAAATAAACTCTGGGATTCTTGCACACGTGACTGgaattccatttttcttcacaatgaTAACAGAggcctttcttcctcttctcatccatttgtgaagaaaaaaatctcCTTGTTGGTACCCCATGCTTCTGAAACTTGGAACTATCATCCACAATTTCCCCATGGCTCTTAACAGGCACTGCTGTGTTGTTTTTCCAAGACCTCCTTGATGCCAAAACATATTCTTCCTGAATCTTAGCAAGACCGAAGGCAGCATTAAGATTTATAGGGTTAAGCATTTTTACAGGAAGTCGAACTTCATCTTTAAGGCCACTCATGAAACAGCTTAGTTTATGCTTTTCTGACAACCCCTTCAGTCTATTGGACAAGGCTTCAAACTGTGCTTTGTAAATAGCCACAGAAGATACTTGTTTCAATCGTGTTAAGGACTCCATAGGATCATCGTAGGCTGTAGTATCAAACCTGACCAGCAAGGCTTTTACAAATGATTCCCACGTTGTAAAGATATCCCCATCCACTGCATCTTGGTACCATACGAGGGCCTCACCCTCCATATGATATGAAGCCATTAAAAGTCTCTGATTCATCGAAACTTGATGATATTCAAAGTATTGTGTTACTTTAAAAATCCATGCTCCAGGATTAGAGCCATCAAAATGGGGAAAGTCGAGTCTAATGCCCCTTGGAAACCTCTCCTCTTGATTCAAATGCCTACCAAACGAAGTTTCTTCATGATTCTCCTCCCTGCGAGAGTTAACTTGCTGAAACTCAACCAATGACTTCAACATATCAGAAAATTGATTGAGTCTTTCGTGAATGCTATGAATAGCATGGTTGTGGTCTTCTAATTGCTTCAAAACAGCTTCCTATTGAGCCTTCGAAGCAGCTGCGCGCGTGCTTTCAGCCATGGATCGCCaatctgataccaattgttaagtGTCTTCTTCTCTGGGACTCAAGAAACGCAGAATACAAGCCAGTAACAATTCAAGAAGTAAAGAAGAGGCAGGAATCTTCTTTATTTGCAGAAGAGAATTTCAAGCATTCTCCAAACTCCTTACAatcaaactcaactcaatttttcCGATACCCTGCCTATACCCTACCCTTCCTTTTATAGAACAATCGTAAGAATTAACAAACTAACAGCTTCTAACTAACTCTTATTTCTGTTACaacaagaagaacaaaaatgacGTCGGCTTATTACAGAGAACGCACCGTTTAACTAAACCTTGTTATTACATAAAtttaaacgcaccgtttcattaattCTCTAAACGCCCCGTTTGACCTTGGTAGTTGATTCCGTTGCTTACACTCGTGATATTCATACATCTGCTCGCCCTTTCTTCCATCAAGACTTCTTCACCCAGAGCACACCTCACATCCCTTCGTCCATGGCCGTGGTTCTCGGAAACTTAAAAGCTCTTTTGTCAGTCGCCTCCCTTCAGGCCATGGTAGTGGACAACAATAGCCGTCCGGTTGCTCTTGACGTCGTTTTTTCTAACTTGTCGAAGAGATCGGAGCCTCACACTTTCTACCACGCTTCTATTGCTTCCAAGAGCTTCGACTCGGACGAATAGATTCGGAATCGGAGAGTCGAAAGTACGGTGGACCCGCATGGGTTTTGACAAGGACTTGATGCGAATGTTGGCGTCGACTCTACATTTAAACTGAAGACTAGTGGCAGAAAAAAAGGCCATTGGTATCaaaagttttgaacttttgttcAATTGGCAGATAGAGAGTGAGTATTTATCAAGAGAATTTGgacatttttttgtttagagAGTTAGTATGTGACTGTGGTATCCTTTCTGTCTCAGTGCTTTGCGATTGAAGAAGCTTTTctgtcatttttctttaatcacttCTCACAAAAATCCAGAGAATGGGGCGGGAAAGGCGAGAGCGAGGTGAACTTTGTTGGCCGTTTGAAGCGTTGGCTGTCGGCCATGTTGTGGGTGAGGGTGGTCCTTGGTCATGGGCTTTGGCAGTCCAGTAGCATCAGCAAACACGTTGATGGCATGGCTGTTTTGTTAATCTAATAACCTTtagttttgatgaatttaatgtTAGCGACATGTTTTGTTTACACGATCATTTAACaatccatttttttctcttatccaCGGATTGCCATCAATTGCTTTTAATGTTGTCATAGAAGAATTTCCTAGATTGTTCTCACTCTGGCcaccaaatataaaaattggTCATGTTTCTTGCACCTATGAACTGTCCAACCCACCATCTTTGTTGGCTTGGGGATTACTGATTAGTATATGTGTGAAAATTCCAAAGATCAGAGGTTCGAAGGTTGGTGGCAgaataataagatgaagaaCTATAATCTCTACAACGTGTTGTCCTACTTTAAATTCCCATTTCCTTAACAACTCATCTTCAtagcctcctctctctctctcttggcaAGAACCACACTGCTTATAGTTATAGCAGATGATATTTATGGGTTTTCCAAGTTCTAACTTGGCTCCCTTTCTCACTCTGTTTCTGGTCTTCTTTGTGGCTAATGGGCAGTCTTCGGTTCgtccatttttcatatttgggGACTCTGTTGTTGATGTAGGGAACAACAACCACATCTATACCTTTATAAAAGCAAACTTCCCTCCTTATGGAAGAGACTTTGTTACTCACGAACCAACTGGGAGATTCTGCAATGGAAAGCTAGCCACAGACTTCATTGGTAAATGATTCCCATGACCCTCAATTTTTTCAGTCTCCTTAACAACCAAATTATGATACTTTTTTCACTGGTTTTCTCTTATGAACTATTGAATTTCTGTGTTTTCTTTGATCGCAGCTGACATGATAGGCCTGACTTATCCACCACCTTATCTTAGCGGAAGAGCCAGAGGAACAAACCTCTTGATTGGTGCCAACTTTGCCTCAGCTTCTTCTGGTTACTATGATGCAACAGCGAAcctatatgtaaatatactaCACTATGAAcacaactttttctctctctgacTCACTCAAgctccttttcttttgtttcctgTTTTTGGTGATATGATTTGTGTTTTTCGTGGCATAGCGTGCGATCCCATTGAGTAGGCAGCTGTTGTACTACAGAGAATATCAGAACAGGTTGGCTGCAGTTGTAGGGAGATCAAATGTTGCATCAATAATATCTCGTGCAATCTTCATTGTTAGTGCTGGGAGCAGCGACTTTCTTCAAAACTATTACGTTAATCCTCTTCTCTACCTGGCCCTTACTCCTGATCGGTTCTCAGACCTTCTCATACAATCCTACACGAGTTTCATTCAGGTCCCTCACTCATATCAATTTCCTAACAGAGATTACTGGTGAcattctttaattttaaacGCACGCATGTAGACAGACAATTCATTCTAGTTAGCTAGATCATTCAGCACACTATAATTATTATGCCGATGCGAGTGCCAATGGTATATAGCATCATCACCCTCAAATTATCAGGGGTTGTATACTTTACACCCCAATTTACTGAAACTGACACATTGTATCCTCAAAACTATTAAAAACTAGCACTTTGCACCCTTTCACTGAGATCCGACCTTCAATCACATTTGAATGATGGTGTAGAGTATAGGTTTTTGAAAGCTGAAAGGTGTCATGCGTCACTTTTGATAGTTTGGAGTGTGAAACCCCTGATATTTTGAAGGTCGGAAACTTACTTTTCTGGTTTAATTATGTTTGCGAGCAATATCAATATGAGATTCACAAATTTCTTGGGTTTATTATCTGATGAACAAAACATTTGGTGACAGAGACTCTATGCATTGGGAGCAAGGAGAATTGGAGTG contains:
- the LOC109000650 gene encoding GDSL esterase/lipase At5g22810-like, producing MIFMGFPSSNLAPFLTLFLVFFVANGQSSVRPFFIFGDSVVDVGNNNHIYTFIKANFPPYGRDFVTHEPTGRFCNGKLATDFIADMIGLTYPPPYLSGRARGTNLLIGANFASASSGYYDATANLYRAIPLSRQLLYYREYQNRLAAVVGRSNVASIISRAIFIVSAGSSDFLQNYYVNPLLYLALTPDRFSDLLIQSYTSFIQRLYALGARRIGVTTLPPIGCLPAAITIFGAAGSNACVERLNNDAVSFNYKLNATSRWLQNNLHDLKLVVFDTYQPLYEIVTNPSKYGFFEARRACCGTGLLETSILCNPLSVGTCANASEYVFWDGFHPSDAANHVLASRLAPSGISLITPSHL